A stretch of alpha proteobacterium HIMB59 DNA encodes these proteins:
- a CDS encoding single stranded DNA-binding protein (PFAM: Single-strand binding protein family~TIGRFAM: single stranded DNA-binding protein (ssb)), which yields MAGSVNKVILLGNLGKDPDIRATSAGSRLASFSIATSTKYRNKETQQLEDKTEWHRVVVFNDKLADVCEKYLRKGSKVYVEGQLQTRKWTDNNGVDKYTTEVVIPNYSGVLTMLDSRSQSTISDDNSSQIDSAADEALGGPDNSTAEQLDDDIPF from the coding sequence ATGGCTGGATCAGTAAATAAAGTAATTCTTCTCGGTAACTTAGGCAAAGACCCTGATATTCGGGCTACCTCAGCTGGTTCTCGTTTAGCTAGCTTTTCAATAGCGACTTCAACTAAATATAGAAACAAAGAAACTCAGCAACTTGAGGATAAAACTGAATGGCATCGTGTAGTTGTCTTTAATGATAAATTAGCCGATGTATGTGAAAAATATCTTCGAAAAGGCTCAAAAGTATATGTTGAAGGACAATTACAAACACGCAAGTGGACTGATAATAATGGTGTCGATAAATATACAACTGAAGTAGTTATTCCAAACTACTCTGGTGTTCTTACCATGTTAGACTCTAGATCGCAGTCTACAATATCTGATGATAATTCTAGTCAAATTGACTCTGCTGCAGATGAAGCTCTTGGTGGGCCTGATAACTCAACCGCTGAACAGCTTGATGATGATATTCCTTTTTAA
- a CDS encoding DNA gyrase, A subunit (PFAM: DNA gyrase C-terminal domain, beta-propeller; DNA gyrase/topoisomerase IV, subunit A~TIGRFAM: DNA gyrase, A subunit): protein MAKKKKTKSKQLDVLDDKVYPNIDITDELEKSYLDYAMSVIVSRALPDIRDGLKPVHRRILYSMYESSYHHNKPYKKSARIVGDVMGKYHPHGDSAIYESMVRMAQDFTMRLPLIDGQGNYGSMDGDPAAAMRYTEARLDKVSSFMLEELEYDTVQLRPNYDETLTEPKVLPSRFPNIFVNGASGIAVGMATNIPPHNLGEIIDATLLLVDEPDSTSKQLHKIVKGPDFPTGGIISGTAGLNSMYETGRGSVTVLSKLHEEKIKTRNAIVITEIPYLQNKSKLLERIADVVNNKTIEGINDIRDESNKEGVRIVIELKSSAVPEIIKNQLFQYTPLKTSFSSNMLALKETKPLTLNLRDGLSHFIDFRKDVITKRTVYKLNKAREKANILIGLSIAVNNIDAVIDLIKKSKTPAEAKQKLLSTKWAAKSNITQYIKLINPSFKSSSSKISLDEEQAKAILELRLQKLTALERDDLFNNLKSLVDDINSYLKILNSDKQLLKVLKDELNEIKDNFATPRKTEIQKHDIEEVDTEDLIVEEDVVITVSHQGYIKRVLKSSYKVQKRGGKGKNAMTTRDEDFLEQVFAATTRDTILFFTSVGKVYSMKAYELPAGTPTSRGKAIVNLIPISKNEKISSILTLPKDIGDFENYNLVFATSLGNIRKNKLKDVAMSGTRKLARTGKTAIKLKTGDRLIGVISVIENDDVQLATTNGKSIRFATKDLREFSGLGSAGVRGIKLAKDDKVVSICSLVHNKISIDVRESYLKAKNEAKKDASKMNKKFQELAESEEYLLSITENGYGKLSSAYEYRITNRGGSGVTNITITPKNGRVVQSLKVNLDDNIALISDSGKLLRCNVGENIRVVGRVSQGVSVFKVDSKEKIVSVARLED from the coding sequence TTGGCCAAAAAGAAAAAAACTAAATCAAAACAATTAGACGTATTAGACGATAAAGTTTATCCAAATATAGACATCACTGATGAATTAGAAAAAAGTTATCTAGACTATGCTATGAGCGTCATTGTATCGAGAGCGCTCCCTGATATTAGAGATGGTTTAAAACCAGTTCATCGAAGAATTTTGTATTCGATGTATGAGTCTTCATATCATCATAACAAACCTTATAAAAAATCTGCAAGAATAGTAGGAGACGTTATGGGTAAATATCACCCTCATGGTGACTCAGCTATCTATGAGTCGATGGTTCGTATGGCTCAGGATTTCACTATGAGATTACCTTTGATTGATGGTCAAGGTAACTATGGTTCAATGGATGGAGATCCTGCTGCTGCTATGCGTTATACAGAAGCCCGTCTTGATAAAGTATCTTCTTTTATGCTTGAAGAGTTAGAATATGACACCGTTCAACTAAGACCGAACTATGATGAAACATTAACAGAGCCTAAAGTTTTACCTTCTCGATTTCCTAATATTTTTGTCAATGGCGCAAGTGGTATTGCTGTCGGTATGGCTACAAATATCCCACCTCATAATTTAGGTGAAATAATTGATGCAACATTGCTCCTCGTCGATGAACCTGATAGCACCTCAAAGCAGCTACATAAAATTGTTAAAGGTCCTGATTTTCCGACTGGTGGAATTATTTCAGGAACCGCTGGACTCAATTCAATGTATGAAACTGGCAGGGGAAGCGTAACAGTTCTTTCTAAACTGCATGAAGAAAAGATTAAAACTAGAAATGCGATTGTTATTACTGAAATTCCATACCTTCAAAATAAATCTAAGCTTTTAGAAAGAATTGCAGATGTGGTTAACAATAAAACCATTGAAGGAATAAATGATATTAGAGATGAATCCAACAAAGAGGGTGTTCGTATTGTCATTGAGCTGAAGTCTTCAGCTGTCCCTGAAATTATTAAAAATCAATTATTTCAATATACGCCATTAAAAACTTCTTTTAGCAGTAATATGCTTGCCTTAAAGGAGACAAAACCATTAACCCTCAATTTAAGAGATGGTCTTTCACATTTTATTGATTTTAGAAAAGACGTAATCACTAAAAGAACTGTCTATAAATTAAACAAAGCAAGAGAAAAAGCGAATATCCTTATAGGTCTTTCTATAGCTGTAAATAATATTGATGCGGTAATTGATTTAATTAAAAAATCAAAAACTCCTGCAGAGGCAAAACAAAAATTATTATCTACAAAGTGGGCTGCGAAATCAAATATTACTCAATACATAAAATTAATTAACCCTTCATTTAAATCTTCATCTTCTAAAATTTCATTAGATGAAGAACAAGCAAAGGCTATTCTTGAATTAAGATTACAAAAGTTAACTGCTCTTGAGAGAGATGATTTATTTAATAATTTAAAATCTTTAGTTGACGATATTAATAGCTATTTAAAAATTCTAAATTCAGATAAGCAATTATTAAAAGTTTTAAAAGATGAATTAAATGAAATTAAAGACAATTTTGCAACACCTCGTAAAACTGAAATTCAAAAACACGACATTGAAGAAGTAGATACCGAAGATTTGATAGTAGAAGAAGATGTTGTGATTACAGTTTCTCATCAAGGATATATTAAACGAGTGCTTAAATCCTCCTATAAAGTTCAAAAAAGAGGAGGTAAGGGGAAAAATGCGATGACTACCCGTGATGAGGACTTCCTAGAACAAGTTTTTGCTGCTACTACCAGAGATACAATTTTATTTTTTACTTCTGTAGGTAAAGTTTATTCAATGAAAGCTTATGAACTACCTGCGGGAACCCCAACTTCTAGAGGTAAAGCAATTGTCAATTTAATTCCAATATCAAAAAATGAGAAAATTTCTTCTATTCTAACTTTACCAAAAGATATTGGTGATTTTGAAAATTACAATTTAGTTTTCGCTACAAGTTTAGGTAATATTAGAAAAAATAAATTAAAAGATGTTGCGATGAGCGGTACCCGCAAATTAGCCCGTACTGGTAAAACAGCAATTAAACTCAAAACAGGAGATCGTTTAATTGGTGTAATTTCTGTTATTGAAAATGATGATGTTCAATTAGCAACTACAAATGGTAAATCCATAAGATTTGCTACAAAAGATTTAAGAGAATTTTCTGGTTTGGGTTCGGCAGGCGTTAGAGGAATTAAATTAGCAAAGGATGATAAAGTTGTTTCTATTTGTAGTCTTGTTCATAATAAAATTTCTATCGATGTAAGAGAGTCTTATTTAAAAGCAAAAAATGAGGCCAAAAAAGATGCATCAAAAATGAATAAAAAATTCCAAGAATTAGCTGAAAGTGAAGAATATCTCTTGTCTATTACAGAAAATGGATATGGTAAATTAAGTTCCGCTTATGAGTATAGGATAACCAATAGAGGTGGATCAGGTGTGACTAACATTACTATTACTCCAAAAAATGGAAGAGTTGTTCAATCTTTAAAAGTGAATTTAGATGATAATATAGCTTTAATATCAGACTCAGGAAAATTATTACGATGTAATGTTGGTGAAAACATTCGTGTAGTTGGTAGAGTCTCACAAGGAGTTTCTGTTTTTAAAGTAGATAGTAAAGAAAAAATAGTTTCTGTAGCTAGATTAGAGGATTAA
- a CDS encoding pantetheine-phosphate adenylyltransferase (PFAM: Cytidylyltransferase~TIGRFAM: pantetheine-phosphate adenylyltransferase, bacterial; cytidyltransferase-related domain), which produces MSKIGIYPGSFDPITFGHLDIIQRSLHVVDKLTIAVSNNKSKNHFISIDERLKLIEQTIQDLPIEDQKRIEIEKFDNLLVHYVKSKNASVIIRGLRAVSDFEYEFLMTGMNRSIDNEIETIFLMSSEKYHFISSRFIKEIHSLGGDISKSVPKPVLDFFAKI; this is translated from the coding sequence ATGAGTAAAATTGGAATTTACCCAGGTTCTTTTGACCCGATTACTTTTGGTCACTTAGATATTATTCAAAGAAGTTTACATGTAGTAGATAAACTAACGATTGCTGTATCTAATAATAAATCTAAAAATCATTTCATCTCTATTGATGAACGTTTAAAACTGATTGAACAAACAATTCAAGATTTACCAATAGAAGATCAAAAAAGAATCGAAATTGAAAAATTTGATAATTTGCTTGTCCATTATGTTAAATCTAAAAATGCTTCAGTCATTATTAGAGGTTTGAGGGCTGTTTCAGATTTTGAGTATGAGTTTTTAATGACAGGCATGAATAGATCTATTGATAATGAAATCGAGACTATTTTCTTAATGTCTTCAGAGAAATATCATTTTATTTCCTCCAGATTCATAAAAGAAATACATAGTTTGGGTGGTGACATTTCCAAAAGTGTCCCAAAACCAGTCCTTGATTTCTTTGCAAAAATTTGA
- a CDS encoding YtoQ family protein (PFAM: Protein of unknown function (DUF2872)~TIGRFAM: YtoQ family protein), with product MMKVYLAGEIHTNWREELIDLCKSANLDIHFSSPVTNHENSDNCGVEILGKEEKNFWKDQKGANINSIRTQKSIKDSDIVIVKFGEKYKQWNAAFDAGYAAALKKSIIVIHSDDHQHALKEVDAAASAVASNNEQVVRILKYVLNGEL from the coding sequence ATGATGAAAGTTTATTTAGCTGGTGAAATTCACACTAATTGGCGTGAAGAGTTAATCGATTTATGTAAATCAGCAAACCTTGATATTCATTTTTCTTCGCCTGTTACCAATCATGAAAATTCTGATAATTGCGGAGTAGAAATATTAGGCAAAGAAGAAAAAAATTTTTGGAAAGATCAAAAAGGCGCCAATATCAATTCTATTCGAACCCAGAAATCAATCAAAGATAGTGACATCGTGATTGTTAAATTTGGTGAGAAATACAAACAATGGAATGCTGCCTTTGATGCTGGTTATGCAGCAGCACTTAAAAAATCAATTATAGTCATTCATAGCGATGATCATCAACACGCACTTAAAGAAGTAGATGCAGCCGCTTCAGCAGTAGCATCTAATAATGAGCAAGTTGTTCGAATTCTAAAATACGTATTAAATGGAGAATTATAA
- a CDS encoding aldo/keto reductase family protein (PFAM: Aldo/keto reductase family) — MKFRQFSNIGWRVSEIGLGCWAIGSEWGDVSHEDATEVLKTSLDKGINFFDTADVYGDGRSEQFVGELLKSTSEKIYVATKSGRRLNPHNSEGYNPQNIESFIDRSLKNLGVECIDLLQLHCPPSDVCSKKETFEMMDDIVKKGKILHYGVSVEKVSEAMDAIQFPNVKSIQIIFNMFRQKPSEEFFKEAAKRDVAIIARVPLASGLLTGKMNKHSSFPSNDHRNYNIKGEAFDVGETFSGVSFEKGLEAVEELKKLLPENFTLADFALKWILMHDEVTVAIPGAKNKQQASLNVNSIDLDEISELMPSIKNIYDKYFREDIHHRW; from the coding sequence TTGAAATTTAGACAATTTTCTAATATTGGTTGGAGAGTTTCAGAAATAGGTCTTGGTTGTTGGGCAATAGGATCAGAATGGGGAGACGTATCTCATGAAGATGCTACTGAAGTTTTAAAAACATCATTAGATAAGGGAATTAATTTTTTTGATACAGCCGATGTATACGGTGATGGCAGAAGTGAACAGTTTGTAGGTGAGCTTCTAAAATCGACTTCTGAAAAAATTTATGTCGCTACAAAATCTGGTAGGAGGTTAAATCCTCATAATTCGGAGGGATACAATCCTCAAAATATAGAAAGTTTCATTGATCGATCTTTAAAAAATCTTGGAGTTGAGTGTATAGATCTTTTACAACTTCATTGTCCTCCGTCAGATGTATGTTCTAAAAAAGAAACATTCGAAATGATGGATGATATCGTTAAAAAAGGAAAAATTTTACATTATGGAGTCAGCGTTGAAAAAGTATCAGAAGCTATGGATGCTATTCAATTTCCAAATGTAAAAAGCATCCAAATCATCTTTAATATGTTTCGTCAAAAACCTTCTGAAGAATTTTTTAAAGAGGCAGCAAAAAGAGATGTTGCTATCATAGCTAGAGTACCTCTCGCTAGTGGTTTATTAACAGGAAAAATGAATAAACACTCTTCTTTTCCTTCGAACGATCACCGAAATTACAATATCAAAGGAGAAGCTTTTGATGTAGGTGAAACTTTTTCTGGAGTAAGTTTTGAAAAAGGATTAGAAGCTGTAGAAGAATTAAAGAAACTATTACCAGAAAATTTTACTTTGGCTGATTTTGCTTTGAAGTGGATATTAATGCACGACGAAGTGACTGTGGCTATTCCTGGAGCAAAAAATAAACAACAAGCCTCTTTGAATGTAAATTCAATTGATCTAGATGAAATCTCTGAATTGATGCCCTCAATCAAAAATATTTATGATAAATATTTTAGGGAAGATATTCATCATCGCTGGTAG
- a CDS encoding hypothetical protein (PFAM: Uncharacterized BCR, YitT family COG1284), with the protein MFPFLNFLKINHIPKKSWSSESPLNFKPKYKTLLFLSLGLFCFGLGEALLLISSTGNSPWLVLSEGLSLKTGLTVGSSTFIISFIVLFFWIFLKQKPGIGTILNTFIIAAVIDLTSYFFDPPSSVFNRYFLTIISVLLVGFGSGIYLVANLGPGPRDGLMTGLTRVTGYPISYVRASLEITVVLLGWYLGGTLGLGTLIFAFGIGPAVALGLSIVNKLSN; encoded by the coding sequence ATGTTTCCTTTTTTAAATTTTCTAAAGATCAACCATATTCCAAAAAAATCTTGGAGCTCAGAAAGTCCTCTAAATTTTAAACCAAAATATAAAACTCTATTATTTTTATCTCTAGGTCTTTTTTGTTTTGGGTTAGGGGAGGCTTTGCTATTAATTTCATCAACAGGGAACTCTCCCTGGTTAGTTTTATCTGAGGGATTATCTTTAAAGACAGGTCTGACAGTTGGTAGTTCTACCTTTATAATTAGTTTTATTGTTTTGTTTTTTTGGATATTTCTAAAACAAAAACCTGGGATAGGAACAATTTTAAATACTTTTATTATAGCTGCTGTAATTGACCTAACTTCTTATTTCTTTGATCCTCCTTCATCAGTTTTTAATCGATATTTTCTTACTATAATATCGGTTCTCTTAGTAGGTTTTGGAAGTGGTATTTATTTAGTTGCGAACTTAGGGCCGGGACCTAGAGATGGCTTAATGACGGGTCTCACTCGAGTAACTGGTTATCCCATTTCATACGTCCGTGCATCTCTTGAAATAACTGTTGTTTTGTTAGGTTGGTATCTCGGAGGTACTTTGGGTCTAGGGACTTTAATTTTTGCTTTTGGAATAGGTCCCGCAGTAGCTTTAGGACTATCCATAGTAAATAAGTTATCTAATTAA
- a CDS encoding Metallopeptidase family M24,creatininase/prolidase family protein (PFAM: Metallopeptidase family M24; Creatinase/Prolidase N-terminal domain), with protein sequence MNARFNKIYQILEKNNLDAIALIPGSNFKYLTGGSFPLMERPTLFIITKNQNVAILPSLEVDSFNHLDINSKIISWHDKDGFNQAFKEASKILGNIKNIGVEGQRIRFFETQAFKENFKEIEIINSHKEISSMRLNKEQDEIDILIEAIKISEKSLESTLNYIKLGMSELQIKQFLMQELYKNGAEGLSFDPIVLSGSNSAIPHGHSSNQNMIKKGDTLLFDFGATIKGYKADITRTFFMIETDEYQRKAYETVRKANEIGIQKSKIPNSMHDIDNETTLILENSDFKEFIIHKTGHGLGLDVHEDPYVVRGNNTELEQGMVITVEPGLYIPQKFGIRIEDDVLITSDEPNVLTSFSKDLRIINNE encoded by the coding sequence ATGAACGCTCGATTTAATAAGATTTATCAAATCCTGGAGAAAAATAATCTTGATGCCATAGCATTAATTCCAGGCTCAAACTTTAAATATTTAACTGGTGGTAGTTTTCCGTTAATGGAAAGACCCACCTTGTTTATCATTACTAAAAATCAAAATGTAGCTATTCTTCCTAGCCTTGAAGTAGATAGTTTTAATCATTTGGATATAAACTCAAAAATTATTAGTTGGCATGACAAAGATGGATTTAATCAAGCTTTCAAGGAAGCAAGTAAAATTCTTGGTAATATCAAAAATATTGGAGTTGAGGGACAAAGAATAAGATTTTTTGAAACACAAGCCTTTAAAGAGAATTTTAAAGAAATTGAAATAATAAATTCTCACAAAGAAATATCATCTATGCGATTAAATAAAGAACAAGATGAAATTGATATCTTAATAGAAGCAATTAAAATTTCAGAAAAATCATTAGAGAGTACTTTAAATTACATAAAATTAGGAATGAGTGAATTACAAATAAAACAATTTTTAATGCAAGAGCTATATAAAAATGGTGCCGAAGGTTTATCTTTCGATCCTATTGTTCTTTCAGGATCAAACTCTGCCATTCCTCATGGGCACTCTTCTAATCAAAATATGATTAAAAAAGGTGATACTCTTTTATTTGATTTTGGAGCTACGATTAAAGGTTACAAAGCTGATATTACACGAACTTTTTTTATGATTGAAACAGATGAATATCAAAGAAAAGCATATGAAACTGTAAGGAAAGCCAATGAAATAGGAATACAGAAATCGAAAATACCCAATTCGATGCATGATATTGATAATGAAACTACATTGATTTTAGAAAATAGTGATTTTAAAGAATTCATTATTCATAAGACAGGTCATGGGCTAGGATTAGATGTCCATGAAGATCCTTATGTAGTTAGAGGGAATAATACGGAATTAGAACAGGGAATGGTTATAACAGTAGAACCAGGTCTTTACATACCTCAAAAATTTGGAATAAGAATAGAAGATGATGTTCTCATAACTAGTGATGAACCAAATGTTTTAACTAGTTTTTCTAAAGATTTAAGAATTATTAATAACGAATAA
- a CDS encoding family 5 extracellular solute-binding protein (PFAM: Bacterial extracellular solute-binding proteins, family 5 Middle) produces MKNKLSIVLSLFLVGFASPLLANTIKWSMPGDSLTLDPHAQNEGPTHMVSRQVYEGLVTHDINMNIVPQLATSWEAVDPETWVFNLRDGVKFHDGSDLTAADVAFSINRARTAPSDMVDLIKSITSATALDDLTVEIKTEGPNPILLNQLVQIFVMSESWSKEMGCELSYNWDAGETSKCASAANGTGPFEITFREQDVRTVFERNQNWWGDQSQFNIDKIELLPIKNDATRIAALLSGEIDYTNVVPVQDLDRIGASADHKISQVAQNRTIFFGMDQGSAELSSSNIKGKNPFADKRVRQAMYQALDMDAIKDKVMRGQSFPAGIITAPGVNGYTKAHDARLPYDPDAAKQLLADAGYPDGFEVTLDCPNDRYVNDEAICVAAIGMFAKIGVKVNLDAKTKSIHFQEVKEGDADGNPSDMYMLGWGVPTYDSHYVFSFLLESSGSWNKINFKNDRLDEITAAIGVETNIDTRNQLIAEGWDIIQDNIPYLPLHHQVVNQASKSNVDIHARINNEPLFYFANVN; encoded by the coding sequence ATGAAAAACAAACTTTCTATTGTTTTGTCATTGTTTCTAGTAGGTTTTGCTTCACCATTATTGGCTAACACAATTAAGTGGTCTATGCCTGGTGACTCATTGACATTAGATCCACATGCACAAAACGAAGGTCCAACTCATATGGTTTCAAGACAAGTATATGAGGGACTTGTAACGCACGATATTAATATGAATATCGTCCCACAATTAGCTACTTCATGGGAAGCTGTCGATCCTGAGACTTGGGTATTTAATCTTCGTGATGGCGTTAAGTTTCATGATGGTTCAGATTTAACAGCTGCGGATGTTGCCTTTAGTATTAATAGAGCACGTACGGCTCCTTCAGATATGGTTGATCTAATCAAAAGTATCACTTCTGCAACTGCTCTTGATGATTTGACTGTTGAAATTAAAACCGAAGGTCCTAATCCAATCTTACTTAACCAATTAGTTCAAATTTTTGTAATGTCTGAGTCATGGTCTAAGGAAATGGGCTGTGAGCTATCATATAACTGGGATGCTGGTGAAACTTCAAAGTGTGCCTCAGCTGCCAATGGAACTGGCCCATTTGAAATTACATTCAGAGAACAAGATGTAAGAACTGTTTTTGAAAGAAATCAAAATTGGTGGGGAGATCAAAGTCAATTTAATATTGATAAGATCGAATTATTGCCAATTAAAAATGATGCTACAAGAATTGCCGCTCTTTTATCAGGTGAAATTGATTACACTAATGTTGTTCCAGTTCAAGACTTAGATCGAATTGGCGCTTCTGCTGATCACAAGATTAGTCAAGTAGCTCAAAACAGAACAATCTTCTTTGGTATGGATCAAGGATCTGCAGAGCTTAGTTCATCAAATATAAAAGGAAAAAATCCTTTTGCTGATAAAAGAGTACGTCAAGCGATGTATCAAGCCCTCGATATGGATGCAATTAAAGATAAAGTGATGAGAGGTCAGAGCTTTCCAGCTGGTATCATTACTGCTCCAGGTGTGAATGGTTATACAAAAGCCCATGATGCTCGTCTTCCTTACGATCCAGATGCCGCTAAACAATTATTAGCTGATGCAGGCTATCCTGATGGTTTTGAGGTAACTCTAGATTGTCCAAATGACCGTTATGTCAATGATGAAGCTATTTGTGTCGCTGCGATTGGTATGTTTGCGAAAATTGGAGTTAAAGTAAACTTAGATGCCAAAACTAAGAGTATTCACTTCCAAGAGGTAAAAGAAGGTGATGCTGACGGTAATCCAAGTGATATGTATATGTTAGGTTGGGGTGTTCCTACCTACGATAGTCACTATGTATTCTCTTTCTTATTAGAGAGCTCAGGAAGCTGGAATAAGATCAACTTCAAAAATGATCGATTAGATGAAATTACAGCTGCTATTGGTGTAGAGACTAATATTGATACAAGAAATCAATTAATTGCTGAAGGTTGGGACATTATCCAAGATAACATTCCTTATCTTCCTTTACACCATCAAGTAGTGAACCAAGCTTCAAAGAGTAATGTTGATATTCATGCAAGAATTAACAACGAACCACTCTTTTATTTTGCTAACGTAAACTAA
- a CDS encoding Binding-protein-dependent transport system inner membrane component (PFAM: Binding-protein-dependent transport system inner membrane component) — protein sequence MLNYFLKRLFQASLVMIIVAFVSFSLFNFVGDPVNNMVGQEASDERREEIRDKLGINDPIYVQFYNFVENIVQGNFGISYQLKRPVSELISERMPATLELVFVSALLAISVGVLLGVYTGIHRDSFLSKVILVLSLAGVSLPTFIIGIMLIYLFSVILGVLPSFGRGQVVDLGFWTTGFLTISGLKALILPSVTLSLFQMTYVIRLVRAEMMEILQTDYIKFAKARGIAEKIINYRYALKNGLIPVITITGINIGTLIAFSIITETVFQWPGMGSLFINAVYFVDIPIMSAYMIMVAFIFVMINFIVDITYYFIDPRIRLKEEKE from the coding sequence ATGCTCAATTACTTCCTTAAAAGATTATTTCAGGCCTCTTTGGTGATGATAATTGTGGCATTTGTTTCCTTTTCTCTATTTAACTTTGTGGGCGATCCAGTCAACAATATGGTTGGACAAGAAGCTTCTGATGAAAGACGAGAAGAAATACGAGATAAATTAGGAATTAATGATCCTATATATGTGCAATTTTATAATTTTGTAGAAAATATAGTTCAAGGTAACTTTGGAATTTCTTATCAACTTAAAAGACCTGTATCAGAATTAATATCTGAGCGAATGCCAGCTACATTAGAATTGGTTTTTGTTTCCGCTCTCTTAGCTATTTCAGTTGGAGTTTTATTAGGTGTCTACACAGGCATTCATCGTGATAGTTTTTTATCAAAAGTTATTTTGGTTCTCTCATTGGCGGGCGTTTCTCTTCCAACATTTATTATTGGTATTATGTTGATTTATTTATTTTCAGTCATATTGGGAGTATTGCCATCCTTTGGTCGAGGTCAAGTTGTTGATCTTGGTTTTTGGACCACAGGTTTTCTTACAATTTCTGGATTAAAAGCTCTCATACTTCCTTCGGTGACGCTGAGTCTTTTTCAAATGACCTATGTCATCAGGCTTGTTCGAGCTGAAATGATGGAAATTCTTCAGACAGATTATATTAAATTTGCAAAAGCTAGAGGAATTGCAGAAAAAATTATCAATTACCGTTATGCTCTTAAAAATGGCTTAATTCCTGTCATAACAATCACAGGGATCAATATCGGAACACTGATAGCATTTTCTATTATTACTGAGACTGTGTTCCAATGGCCCGGAATGGGATCTTTATTTATTAATGCTGTTTATTTCGTCGATATACCAATTATGTCCGCATACATGATTATGGTGGCGTTTATTTTTGTAATGATCAATTTCATAGTAGATATCACTTATTATTTCATCGATCCTCGCATACGTCTTAAAGAGGAAAAAGAATAG